In the Nitratiruptor sp. YY09-18 genome, ATGGCAATTTTGATGGTGAGCTCTCTCATGCGCAGAAAGAGGGGAAAGTAGATGAGAAGATAGTGCGGCTTTTAGCAAAACTTCGCACAAAATATCCCTATCCATTTATTGACGAGAAGATCATAACTGCTTGGAATGCGATGTATATCGATGCAAAGATGCGTAGTTTCATCTTTGATAGAAGATATTTAGATGAGGCTGTGCAATCACTTGAAAAACTACTCAAAGCAAGCCTGAGAAATGGCAAACTCTACCATCAGCAACTGCCGAACAAAGCTCCTACCAAAGAGGCAATGCTAGAAGATTATGCCTTTTTGATCAAAGCATTGAGCAGCGCTTATCAACTAACGTTTCAAAAACGCTATCTCGATCTAGCCAACAGGCTCTTTGTGCAAGCAAAGCAGAAATTTTATAAAAACGGCACCTGGTATTATAGCGCTATTGTGCCGGCAGATTTGAATGATAGCTACTACTCAAGCGCATTAGGGACGCTCTATCACGCTATGCTAGATCTAGCGATGCTACAAGAGGACTTCCAGCTCTATAACTTTGCAAAAGCTTCTATTGAGGCAAAAGGAGCTCTTATTAAACAGATGCCAGCATCCTATCCAACTGCTACAAGAGCTATGCTAAGAGTCATCGTAGGAGATGTGCTACTCAAAAGTGCCAATATCGATAAATACCTTGAAAAAATAGCCTCTATTCCCTACCCCTATCTTTTGGATAAAAAAGAGCCTATCAAAGATTTTATGGCATGCAAGATCGATAGCTGCTTTGCAAGCAGCGAGAGTTTTGATGAGATAGAAGAAAAAATAGTAAAACTGCTCGAAGAACAGCAAGCAAAACAAACATGGGGAAGTAAAAATGCGCGATAAGATTTTTGAAAAACCCGTAAAGAAGAAATTTGAGTTTGATGAAGAGGTAGCTGCAGTATTTGATGATATGATAACACGCTCAGTCCCTTTTTATGAGCAAAATATCCATCTCATCTCTAAACTCATAATAATGAATACAAAAAAAGGAGATCTCGTATACGATCTTGGCTCTTCAACTGGCTCATTGCTCATAAATATAGCCAAAAAATCTCCACATGCTCTCGAGTTAATCGGTATCGACAATGCAGAGGCTATGGTAGGGCGAGCGCGTAAAAAAGCAAAAGCCTTTGGGGTAGATATCTCTTTTGAATATGGAGATATTTTGGAGTATCCCTATAAAAAAGCCCAAGTTGTCGTAGCAAATTATACTTTGCAGTTTATTCGACCAATAAAGCGGGAAAAGTTTGTAAGAAAAATCTATGAAACTTTAGAAAAGGGTGGGATATTTATTTTTAGTGAAAAGATAATAAGTGAAGATAAAAGGCTCGATAAGCAGCTTATTGAAATCTACCACGATTTTAAGCGAGAGCATGGCTATAGCGATTATGAAATAGCGCAAAAGAGAGAGGCTTTAGAAAACGTTTTGGTTCCCTTTACACTCCAAGAGAATTTAGAGATGGTAAAAAACTGCGGATTTACACATACTGAACCGATTTTTCGATGGGCAAATTTTGCTACATTTATAGCAAAGAAGTAGTTAGCAAAAGAGTTTTGGGCGAGTCTTTTTGAGGTGTTCTATAACTTTTATCACCTCTTCATAGCCCATTTCACCTTCCATATCATCACCAAATATCTCATCGAGAGCATCGAGATATGCTTCAACTGCTACAGGCATATTCTCATCACACACACCTGCATAGTGCAAAGCAGCGCCTAGCATATCTGCTAGCTGCATGGCAAGCTCTTCTATCTCAAATTCTGCCTCTTCGAGGCGCTCTGTATCGCTTTTCACTCTTTTTCCTTTAGTAGCTCTTCTATAAATGATTTTAACTGCTCATATCTGAAAAATTCTTTAAACTCTTTTATTTTACCGCCGCTAGCATTTGGATGTCCACCACCGCCAGCAATGAGAGAAGCCATTTGCGATACATCCATTTTGTTGTCAGCCCTGAGACTAAAGGTACCACGTGGATTGACATTCATGAAAAAGTGATAGTCCGGGAACTCTTTTAAGAACGCATTTCCTACAATAGAGCTATTTTGCACACCAAAAGTCAATATCCCTTTATTTCCCTGGAAATAGATTGTCATCTCCTCTTTGTGTGTGCGGAGGAGGTCTAGAAGGTGTTTGGTGATGAGATTATCGAGAGTATCATTGTGTTCATGGATAAAAAAGCTCTTTTTGATTTTGCATACATCATCATCGAGTGCGATATGTCCGTTATCAATTTTGAGATAGGGCATTGCAGCTTTGAGCATATGGAATTTGTATGCAAGATTGTCGCTGTTGAATGTGTAGCGGTTGATCTCTTTAGCTTCATCAATGAGACGCATGAGGACTTTGCCAAATTCAAAACCTTCTACATCTTGCAGCCATATATCTACAGCATTGACCGCGCTAATGAGAGGCTCTAGATGCTCAACTTTTTCATTTTTAAAGTGATCATACACAATCTTTGAAGCGCTGCGTAAGACATCGAGGTGATACCATGGATAGATCTGGGCAGTCTCAAGACCACTTGCATGGTGATCTAAAAGTAAGAGTTTGATACTTTTTTCTTCGTTGAGCCTTTTTATGCGCTTATCCACATATGCTGCTTCTTGCGGTGAGAGATTGAGGTCACTTATCAAAAAGAGATGCTCTTTTGCAGTCGAATCTTCTATTTTTTCTATAATCTCATCTATGCGTACTTCTACCTCTTCGCCGTAGTTTGCATTGATAAAGTAGCCATCAGGATAGAGGTGAGAGGTAATAAATTGGCATGTATAGCCATCAAGGTCGGTATGGGAGAGGTGATAAAACTTCATCATCACTCCAAGATATCTTCGAGGGTGAGTTCATCGAGGTAGTTGTCTACTTTTGTTTGAAGCCTATTTAGAAATGGCCACAGAGTACAAAAATCCCCCTTGTTACTAGGACAGCATGCTTGGTCAGTGGAGCAGTCGAAGACTGCAATATTTTTGCCCTCAGCTGCTTGTGTGATCTCTTTGATGGAGAGCTCACGGGGTGGGCGAGCAAGCATAAAACCACCAGTAGCACCTTTGTAGGATTTGAGAATGTTTTGCTTTGCAAGAGATTGTAATATTTTTGCCAAAAAACTGCGGGATATATTTAATCTTTTTGAGAGATAATCGGTTCCTAATGGTTTCTCTTCTTTTGCAATGAGCACAAGAGCCAATAGTGCATATTCTGTAGCACGGGTAAAAAGCATATTAAAACCTTTTATATTTGACTGACTAAATTATACAAAATTTGTCTTAATTAAAATCTTATCTATTAAATTAATAGATGCTCTAAATATCCTTGCAATATCGAATTTTTTCGCTATAATGTCATTTCACAAAATTTTAGACCAATCAGGAGGCTGCTATGGCTTTGGATTCGGCGAAAAAACAAGAGATTATCTCTAAATTCGCAGAGCATGAAGGTGACACTGGAAGTCCAGCTGTTCAGATCGCACTTTTGAGTGAAAGAATCAGTTATTTGACTGAACACCTCAAAGAACATAAAAAAGACCACTCATCAAGACTAGGTCTTCTCAAACTCGTAGGACAGAGAAAAAGACTACTTAATTATCTCAAAAGAAAAGACTACGATAAATATGTAAATCTTATCAAAGAGCTTGGCATTCGGGGATAAATCCTCGGATGTTTCATACCAATTTCTCCACTTCTTTTATCTTCCCATAATTTCCTTGATTTTTCTAGAGTCTATTTTAAGTAATCAATTATGCCTAAATGTACTTTTCTATCCTTATCATAAAACATTTATTTCAATAAACTTGACAACAATATACTCAATTTATTATAATTCATATAGCAAATAAAACACTAGAGTGCTAAAAATGGAAAAGAAATTTGTCATATTGGAGCAGTTGATACGAGAATATATCGACAATCCAGAGCCAATCAGTTCAAAACTGTTGCAAGAAAAGCTCTATCTAGGGCTCTCTAGTGCTACAATTCGTTACTATTTTAAACAATTAACAGAGAATGGCTATTTGCAAAAAGAGCATATTAGTAGTGGACGCATTCCAACAAAGAGATCTTTGAAACAGTTTTGGAGAAAAAATCTCAAAGAAAACGAGATAGTTATCAAACAAATAGATTTGCTCGAAGAAGCTTCAAAGAGTCAATCTATATTTTGTGAGTATAGTCTTTATAAAAATCTCATCCTTACTCACATAGAAAATCTCAATAATAAATTTCTCATTCTTGGATTTGATACAAAAGAGTTAATAGTTCCTTACAATGCAAAAGTTGCAGCGCTTTTACAAAACTTTGTAGGTGTGCAAGCATTTGATATAGCACGCATGCTATACGACTATGATATGGTCAATCTGGCCAATAGGATAAAAGAGTTTTTGAAAGATGAGTTTAAGATCTGCAATATTGATGAGATTGTAGATATGGCAAATGATGATAAAAGGTGGGCAAACTCCTACCTTATATATGTATTGAGCGGGAAAAATCTCATACAAGAGCCAATTGGGCTTAGGTTTTATGATAATTTTCTCAGCTACAAATTCTATGTATCTATTAATAATGAAAAAAAGGGTGAAGTGTTGCTCGTGGGTAAACTTCACCGCAACTATCTAAAATTCATGCAAAACCTAAAAGGAGTAGACAATGGCGAAAAGAGAGCATCATAAAAATAGCGAAGAGCAAAAAGAGCAAAAAGCACAAAATAGTCAAGAAAATTGTGCCGAGTTTGAAGAGAGAGTAAAAGAGCTAGAATCTAAGCTCAAAGAGTGCGAAGAGAACTATCTTCGTGTCCATGCAGATTTTGAAAATACCAAAAAAAGACTTGAGAAAGAAAAGATCCAAGCTATCGAGTATTCACTCGAAAAGTTTGCGCAAGATCTATTGCCAGCACTTGATAGCCTCGATATGGCTCTTGTGGCAGTAAGCAATGATAATCTCAATGCAGAAGAGGCTGTTCAAGAGCTCAAAAAAGGGATTGAACTGACAATCGATCAATTTATCAAAGCTTTCAATAAACATGGTATAGAGGTAATTGAGATTGAAGAGGGTGGAGAGTTCAATCCGCATCTGCATGAAGCGATTTTACAAGTAGATGATGCCGAGAAAAAAGCTGGTGAAATTGTACAAGTCCTTCAAAAAGGATATAAATATAAAGAGCGCATCTTAAGACCTGCCAAAGTGAGTGTTGCTAAAGGGGATGAAGAGTAAATGCTACAAAAGTAGCAGAAAAATTTAGTCGAGCAGGCTATACTTACACAAAAACAACAAAGGAGCGAAAATGAGTAAAGTCTTAGGAATAGATTTAGGTACAACTAACTCATGTATGGCAATTTATGAAGGAAAAGAAGCAAAAGTTATCCCAAATAAAGAGGGTAAAAACACAACTCCTTCAGTAGTTGCATTTACTGATAAAGGGGAAGTACTTGTAGGTGATCCTGCAAAACGCCAGATGATTACCAACCCTAAACGTACAATCTATTCAGTAAAACGTATTATGGGTATGATGTGCAATGAACCACAAGCACAAGAAGCAAAAAAACGCCTTCCCTATAATATCGTAGATAGAAACGGTGCTTGTGCAGTGGATGTAGATGGAAAAGTCTATACACCACAAGAGATAAGTGCAAAAATCTTGATGAAACTCAAAGAAGATGCGGAGGCTTACCTTGGTCAAGAGATAACTGAAGCAGTTATTACTGTTCCTGCATACTTCAACGATGCTCAAAGAAAAGCAACAAAAGAGGCAGGTACCATTGCAGGTTTGAATGTATTAAGAATCATCAACGAACCAACAGCAGCAGCACTTGCGTATGGACTTGACAAAAAAGAAGCAGAAAAGATTGTGGTTTATGACCTTGGTGGTGGTACATTTGACGTAACAATTCTTGAAACTGGTGATAACGTTGTAGAAGTTCTTGCAACTGGTGGTGATGCATTCCTTGGTGGGGATGACTTTGACAACCGCATCATCGACTGGCTCGTAGAAGAGTTCAAGAAAGAGACAGGTATTGATCTCAAACAAGATATCATGGCGCTTCAAAGACTTAAAGAAGCGGCTGAAAACGCGAAAAAAGAGCTCAGCTCAGCAATGGAGACTGAGATCAACTTGCCATTTATTACAGCAGATCAGACTGGACCAAAACACCTTGTGAAAAAACTCACAAGAGCAAAATTTGAAAGTTTAATCGAAGATCTTGTAGACAAAACTATCCAAATTGCAGCAAATGTACTCAAAGATTCAGGTCTTAGCAAAGATCAAGTCAATGAAGTAGTTCTTGTTGGTGGTTCTACAAGAATTCCAATGGTACAGAGAAAAGTACAAGAGTTCTTTGGAAAAGAGCCAAACAAATCTGTCAACCCTGATGAGGTTGTCGCTATTGGTGCTGCTATCCAAGGTGCAGTTCTCAAAGGTGAAGTAAAAGATGTATTACTTCTTGATGTTACACCACTTAGCCTTGGAATTGAGACTCTTGGTGGAGTAATGACTAAGATTATCGAAAAAGGTACAACAATACCAGTGAAAAAATCACAAATCTTCAGCACAGCTGAAGATAACCAGCCTGCAGTGACTATCCATGTATTGCAGGGTGAACGTGAAATGGCAAAAGATAACAAATCTCTTGGGCAATTTACTCTTGAAGGTATTCCACCAGCCCCAAGAGGTGTACCACAAATTGAAGTAACATTTGATATTGATGCCAATGGTATCTTGACAGTAAGTGCTAAGGATAAAGCGACTGGCAAAGAGCAAAAAATTACTGTAACAGGTACAAGTGGTCTCAGTGAAGAAGAGATTCAAAGAATGATTCAAGAAGCTGAGGCTCACAAAGAAGAGGATAGAAAACGTAGAGAACTTGTAGAGACACGTAACCAAGCTGATGCGCTTGCATATCAAACTGAAAAGAGCCTCAAAGAGGTAGGTGATGCAATCAGTGCAGATGAGCGTGCTCAAATTGAAGCTGCTCTCAATGACCTCAAAGCGGTTCTTAAAGATGAAAATGCTACGAAAGAGCAAATTGAAGCAAAAGTTCAAGCACTCACACAAGTGAGCCATAAACTTGCTGAGGCTATGTATAAAAAAGAGCAAGGTCAAGCAGGTGGTGCAGCAGAACAAGGTAGCACTGAACAGAAAAAAAGCGGCGGAGATGACGAAGTCATCGATGCAGAAGTAGAGTAATCCAAGGCTTGGCCTTGGCTCTTGCTCACCCCTTTGAACCAATCATAGATAAAAACTCTAAAGTACTCATATTAGGTACATTTCCAAGCATTAAGTCTTGTGAAAACTCCTTCTACTATGGTCATCCACAAAATCAGTTCTGGAAAATTCTTGCATCTTTGTTTCATGAAGAAATTCCACACACAATAGAAGAGAAAAGAGAGTTCTTGCAAAGATACAACATTGCTTTGTGGGATATGGTAAAAAGATGCAAGAGGGAAAATTCTCTTGATACTTCGCTTAAAAACATAGAAGTCAATGATATAGCTGCTCTGTTGCAAAAGTATCCAAATATTGAAGCTCTCTTTTTTACTGGCAAAAAAGCACAAGAGCTCTATGAAAAAAATTTTAGCGATCTTACAATTCCTACCTTTTATCTCCCATCTCCATCGCCTGCTTATCGCAAGATGAGTTTGGATGAAAAGATGGCGAAATGGTCAATTTTAAAAAAATTTTTACGATAATAATGATAGAATCAAAGAAATTCTCTTTAAAGGTAAAATATGTTTAAAAGTTTTGCAGCAGCTCTTTCGATATTTTTTAGCTCAATTTTTTCTGTAACTACCCCTCAGACTC is a window encoding:
- the cmoA gene encoding carboxy-S-adenosyl-L-methionine synthase CmoA — protein: MRDKIFEKPVKKKFEFDEEVAAVFDDMITRSVPFYEQNIHLISKLIIMNTKKGDLVYDLGSSTGSLLINIAKKSPHALELIGIDNAEAMVGRARKKAKAFGVDISFEYGDILEYPYKKAQVVVANYTLQFIRPIKREKFVRKIYETLEKGGIFIFSEKIISEDKRLDKQLIEIYHDFKREHGYSDYEIAQKREALENVLVPFTLQENLEMVKNCGFTHTEPIFRWANFATFIAKK
- a CDS encoding DHH family phosphoesterase — its product is MKFYHLSHTDLDGYTCQFITSHLYPDGYFINANYGEEVEVRIDEIIEKIEDSTAKEHLFLISDLNLSPQEAAYVDKRIKRLNEEKSIKLLLLDHHASGLETAQIYPWYHLDVLRSASKIVYDHFKNEKVEHLEPLISAVNAVDIWLQDVEGFEFGKVLMRLIDEAKEINRYTFNSDNLAYKFHMLKAAMPYLKIDNGHIALDDDVCKIKKSFFIHEHNDTLDNLITKHLLDLLRTHKEEMTIYFQGNKGILTFGVQNSSIVGNAFLKEFPDYHFFMNVNPRGTFSLRADNKMDVSQMASLIAGGGGHPNASGGKIKEFKEFFRYEQLKSFIEELLKEKE
- a CDS encoding Rrf2 family transcriptional regulator, which codes for MLFTRATEYALLALVLIAKEEKPLGTDYLSKRLNISRSFLAKILQSLAKQNILKSYKGATGGFMLARPPRELSIKEITQAAEGKNIAVFDCSTDQACCPSNKGDFCTLWPFLNRLQTKVDNYLDELTLEDILE
- the rpsO gene encoding 30S ribosomal protein S15 is translated as MALDSAKKQEIISKFAEHEGDTGSPAVQIALLSERISYLTEHLKEHKKDHSSRLGLLKLVGQRKRLLNYLKRKDYDKYVNLIKELGIRG
- the grpE gene encoding nucleotide exchange factor GrpE: MAKREHHKNSEEQKEQKAQNSQENCAEFEERVKELESKLKECEENYLRVHADFENTKKRLEKEKIQAIEYSLEKFAQDLLPALDSLDMALVAVSNDNLNAEEAVQELKKGIELTIDQFIKAFNKHGIEVIEIEEGGEFNPHLHEAILQVDDAEKKAGEIVQVLQKGYKYKERILRPAKVSVAKGDEE
- the dnaK gene encoding molecular chaperone DnaK gives rise to the protein MSKVLGIDLGTTNSCMAIYEGKEAKVIPNKEGKNTTPSVVAFTDKGEVLVGDPAKRQMITNPKRTIYSVKRIMGMMCNEPQAQEAKKRLPYNIVDRNGACAVDVDGKVYTPQEISAKILMKLKEDAEAYLGQEITEAVITVPAYFNDAQRKATKEAGTIAGLNVLRIINEPTAAALAYGLDKKEAEKIVVYDLGGGTFDVTILETGDNVVEVLATGGDAFLGGDDFDNRIIDWLVEEFKKETGIDLKQDIMALQRLKEAAENAKKELSSAMETEINLPFITADQTGPKHLVKKLTRAKFESLIEDLVDKTIQIAANVLKDSGLSKDQVNEVVLVGGSTRIPMVQRKVQEFFGKEPNKSVNPDEVVAIGAAIQGAVLKGEVKDVLLLDVTPLSLGIETLGGVMTKIIEKGTTIPVKKSQIFSTAEDNQPAVTIHVLQGEREMAKDNKSLGQFTLEGIPPAPRGVPQIEVTFDIDANGILTVSAKDKATGKEQKITVTGTSGLSEEEIQRMIQEAEAHKEEDRKRRELVETRNQADALAYQTEKSLKEVGDAISADERAQIEAALNDLKAVLKDENATKEQIEAKVQALTQVSHKLAEAMYKKEQGQAGGAAEQGSTEQKKSGGDDEVIDAEVE
- a CDS encoding DNA-deoxyinosine glycosylase, which encodes MALAHPFEPIIDKNSKVLILGTFPSIKSCENSFYYGHPQNQFWKILASLFHEEIPHTIEEKREFLQRYNIALWDMVKRCKRENSLDTSLKNIEVNDIAALLQKYPNIEALFFTGKKAQELYEKNFSDLTIPTFYLPSPSPAYRKMSLDEKMAKWSILKKFLR